The Mucilaginibacter rubeus genomic interval AATAAAAATTTTTCTTCCTGTCCGGCGCTTCTCAACTGTCTTGCCTTTAAAACCGGGTGAGGCCGGGCAAGAAGATGGAAAAACAAGAAATCAAAAGCTGGTCTGCAAAGTACCTGAACGGGGATGCCACCGAAAAAGAGAAAGCCATGCTGGAAGCCTGGTACCTGGAACTGGGAGAAGACCTGGCGGATATCCCGGAGGATAGGATCCGTCAGATCGGGGAGGACATCTGCCGGGAGCTGCCCGGAAATGGCGGAGGAAAGTTTCGAACAGGAATTTTACTGGCGGCAGCCGCCATCGCTGTGGTCATGGTTTCGCTGATCCTGGAAGTTGTTTTCCATAAACGCGACCTGCTTGTTCGAAATGAAACCCGTGACATACCGCCGGGTGGCAACAAGGCGATGCTGACCCTCTCGAATGGGCAGGTGATCGATCTTGCGGAAGCCGCAAACGGAAGGCTCGCAGTTGAGCAGGGGACCAATATCATGAAAAACGCGGCTGGTCAGGTGGTATACCGGGACAAAAGAGATGCCGGTCGGAACAGTCCGGCGGGAGAAAATACCATGACGACGCCGGTAGGGGGCATGTGGCAGCTGAGCCTGCCCGACGGCACCAGGGTCTGCTCAATAACTCGTCATCGCTGACCTATCCAACCACTTTCCGCGGCCAAATACAGCGCAGGGTCTCACTGACCGGGGAAGCTTATTTTGAAGTCGCCAAAGATAAGGCGCACCCTTTTGTTGTCAGCGGCAGCGGACAGGAAGTAAAAGTGCTGGGTACGCATTTTAATATCAAGTCGTTTAAAGAAGATCAACTGGTCCGGACAACGCTGCTGGAAGGCAGGGTTAATGTAGGCAGTATCGACAAACGCTTTCATCGGCTGCTGCTCCCCGGACAACAAGCCCGCTTCTCCGGAAATAATCTGGACGTGGCCCAGGTCAATGCTGAAATGGTAATAGCCTGGAAAAATGGCTATTTCAGGTTCGACAATACCCCTATTGAACAGGTAATGCGGGAGATCGCCCGATGGTATGACATCGATGTCCGTTTTGATGGCCCCTTACCCACAGAAAAACTCAGCGGCAGGATCTCCCGCTCCAAAAACATCAGCAAAGTGCTGAGCGCCCTCGAGGCTAGCAAAACCGTGCATTTCAAAGTAGAAGGAAGGAGGGTGACGGTAATGAAGTAATATCTTAATGATAAGAATCAGTTAATTAAAAGCCAGGAGACCGGTCCGACCCGGTTACCTGGCTTAAGCTGGTCTCCTTTAAAGGTTTTAACTATTAACGAACAGCGATGCAGCCGGATCATCACGACAATATACGGCCGCAGCGCTTCCCAACTCCAACAACGAATGTACAGTTTTTATAAAGAAAAACTGGTACGGTCAAACCGCCGTACCTCTTTGGTCCTGAAAGCCTTCCGGCTTGCGGCCATTTTAATGGTGATCCTGAACATGCAGGTCAGTGCAAAGCCGCTCCTGCAGAAAGTCACTTTGACAGAAAAGAACAGCACGCTGCTTTCCGTCATGGAAAAGATCAGCAACCAGACCGGCTATGACTTTATATTGCCGGAGGGCGTTATCAAGTACGCAAGGCCTGTTACCCTCACGGTTCAGCAGGAAGAACTGAACCTGGTGCTTAAAAAAATATTCGATGAGCAGCCGCTGGCCTACGAATTGCAGGAAAAGATGGTAGTCATCAGCAGGAAGAACCCTGCGCCGCCGGTAAAGCCCGCCACGGTGCCTAAAGCTCCGGTCAATGTAACAGGGGAAGTTGCTGATACCGCTGGTAAACCGCTCAATTCGGCGACGATCCGGGTCGCCGGCAGGAACGTTTTTTATTATACAGATGAAGCCGGTAAATTCGCGTTTGCGGCGGAACCCGGCGACCAGGTGACCATCTCGTTCATCGGGTACCAACCTTATTCATTTACCGTTGCCCCCGGAATCCCATACCAGAAAATTACGCTTCACCCAACTACCTCGGCGATCACCGAGGTCAGCGTCGTATCGACCGGCTACCAGAATATTCCGAAAGAACGGGCGACAGGATCGTTCGCGCAGCTGAATAATGAGTTGCTTAACCGGCGTACCGGCAGCGATATTGTCAGCAGGCTGGAAGGTGTTGTGCCGGGCCTGTTATTTAACAGAAACACATCAGCTTCGTCCAGGGGCATCAGTGATATCAGCCTCAGGGGAACGAATACCCTTTTTTCCAACAGCCAGCCGTTGATCGTACTGGACGGCTTTCCTTTTGATGGTGACATGAGCAATATCAATCCCAACGATATCGAGAACATCACCATATTAAAAGACGCGGCAGCGGCAAGCATCTGGGGCGTAAAGTCGGGCAACGGCGTGATCGTAATGAACACAAAAAAAGGAAAACGCAATGAAAAACTGGCGGTTGAGCTCAATGCCAATGTTACGGCTACAGCTAAACCTGACCTGTTTTACAGCCCTGACTA includes:
- a CDS encoding FecR family protein, whose product is MAAEPARRHQGLLNNSSSLTYPTTFRGQIQRRVSLTGEAYFEVAKDKAHPFVVSGSGQEVKVLGTHFNIKSFKEDQLVRTTLLEGRVNVGSIDKRFHRLLLPGQQARFSGNNLDVAQVNAEMVIAWKNGYFRFDNTPIEQVMREIARWYDIDVRFDGPLPTEKLSGRISRSKNISKVLSALEASKTVHFKVEGRRVTVMK